A window of Fibrobacter sp. UBA4297 contains these coding sequences:
- a CDS encoding alpha/beta fold hydrolase, whose translation MIDYTVQTVKTDNFEMDYLKFGTGARTLVLLPGMSLKSTMGIASMVADSYKIFADDYTVYMFDRKKNFGESYPMEQMAADTAEAMDALGIERACFIGISQGGMISQIIAEQYPQKVERLALGCSAARLNDMSRAVMTEWKRLAEARDIEALCSNFIDKVFSAETIRKYKKSLMRMNTNATEQDMARFCVLARACLEYDAFAGLEKLKCPTLVLGAELDQVLGVIASREIAEVLKQNGTLVELYVYENYGHAAYDEAPDYRARILEFLKG comes from the coding sequence ATGATTGATTATACCGTACAGACCGTAAAAACCGACAATTTTGAAATGGACTACCTCAAGTTTGGCACAGGCGCGCGTACGCTCGTGTTGCTGCCGGGGATGAGTCTCAAGAGTACGATGGGTATCGCCTCGATGGTGGCTGATTCGTACAAGATATTTGCAGACGATTATACGGTCTACATGTTCGACCGCAAAAAGAATTTCGGTGAATCGTATCCGATGGAACAGATGGCAGCTGATACTGCCGAAGCGATGGATGCTCTTGGCATTGAACGTGCATGCTTCATTGGAATTTCGCAGGGCGGCATGATTTCGCAAATCATCGCTGAACAATACCCACAGAAGGTCGAACGCTTGGCGCTCGGCTGCAGTGCTGCCCGCTTGAACGATATGTCTCGCGCGGTGATGACGGAATGGAAACGCCTCGCCGAAGCTCGCGATATCGAAGCCCTCTGCTCGAATTTTATAGATAAAGTTTTTTCTGCTGAAACAATCCGCAAGTACAAAAAGAGCCTGATGCGCATGAACACGAATGCAACGGAACAGGACATGGCACGCTTCTGCGTGCTTGCCCGTGCTTGCCTCGAATACGATGCTTTTGCAGGACTCGAAAAACTCAAGTGCCCGACGCTCGTTTTGGGCGCCGAACTCGACCAAGTCTTGGGCGTAATCGCTTCCCGAGAAATCGCCGAAGTGCTAAAGCAAAATGGCACGCTAGTAGAACTCTACGTTTACGAGAACTACGGCCATGCCGCTTACGACGAAGCCCCGGATTACCGTGCAAGAATTTTGGAGTTCTTGAAGGGGTAG
- the purF gene encoding amidophosphoribosyltransferase — protein sequence MLEELHEECGVIGIYNGDNVARNVAMGLYALQHRGQESAGIAVTDGDKIRIRKSMGLVSTLLREHNIDELQGFSGIGHVRYSTTGASTLANAQPILVSCKWGQIAVAHNGNITNANELRAEMEADGHIFQTTSDSEILLHEIARTHADTLGEAIKKAITKFTGSFCLVFISKDTMYVARDGYGFRPLSIARMGKSWCVASETCAFDLLGAHYVRDIQPGEFLTISQNGLHSERFTQKDRLAHCIFEYIYFSRPDSKIFEQSCDKIRRKMGKQLAKECPVDADIVISVPDSATTAALGYAQASGIRFEIGLLRNHYVGRTFIDPTQNVREQKVKLKFNPIVGVLKNKRVCVVEDSIVRGTTLKILSKMLRDAGALEVHIRIASPPVAHPCFFGMDFPSQGELAASSMTPDEIAKMLGVESLGYLSVEGMKECTGEGENYCAACFDNNYPDYIGIDTNKTRCG from the coding sequence ATGCTCGAAGAATTACATGAAGAATGCGGCGTTATCGGCATCTATAACGGCGATAACGTGGCACGCAACGTCGCTATGGGGCTCTACGCATTACAGCACCGCGGCCAAGAAAGCGCAGGCATTGCTGTTACAGACGGCGATAAAATACGAATTCGAAAATCAATGGGGCTCGTTTCCACGCTCTTGCGGGAACACAATATTGACGAATTGCAAGGTTTTTCTGGCATAGGCCACGTACGGTACAGCACCACGGGGGCATCCACACTCGCAAACGCGCAGCCGATTCTCGTCAGTTGTAAATGGGGACAAATCGCCGTTGCACACAACGGAAACATCACCAACGCTAACGAGCTCCGCGCCGAGATGGAAGCCGACGGACATATTTTTCAGACAACATCTGATTCCGAAATTCTCCTCCACGAAATTGCACGTACCCACGCAGATACTTTGGGCGAAGCAATCAAAAAAGCGATTACAAAATTCACAGGAAGTTTTTGCCTTGTCTTTATCAGCAAGGACACCATGTACGTTGCCCGCGATGGCTATGGATTTAGGCCACTTTCCATCGCACGTATGGGAAAATCCTGGTGCGTCGCTAGCGAAACCTGCGCATTCGACTTGCTCGGCGCCCATTACGTTCGCGACATCCAGCCTGGCGAATTCCTGACAATTTCACAAAACGGGCTTCACTCGGAACGATTCACGCAAAAAGACAGACTAGCGCACTGCATTTTTGAATACATCTACTTCAGCCGTCCCGATTCAAAGATTTTTGAACAAAGTTGCGACAAGATCCGCCGCAAGATGGGTAAGCAGCTCGCCAAGGAATGTCCTGTTGATGCGGACATCGTGATTTCCGTACCCGACAGCGCAACAACCGCTGCGCTCGGCTACGCACAAGCTAGCGGCATTCGATTTGAAATCGGCCTTTTGCGTAACCACTATGTAGGCCGCACATTTATCGACCCCACGCAAAACGTCCGCGAACAAAAAGTCAAACTAAAATTCAACCCCATCGTAGGCGTTCTTAAAAACAAGCGCGTATGCGTCGTCGAAGACTCGATCGTTCGCGGCACCACGCTTAAGATTTTGTCCAAAATGCTCCGCGATGCAGGCGCTCTCGAAGTCCACATCCGTATTGCATCACCTCCTGTAGCACATCCCTGTTTCTTCGGCATGGACTTCCCGAGCCAAGGCGAACTTGCAGCAAGCTCCATGACTCCAGACGAAATCGCCAAAATGCTCGGCGTCGAAAGCCTCGGCTACTTAAGCGTCGAAGGAATGAAGGAATGCACGGGCGAAGGCGAAAATTACTGCGCCGCCTGTTTCGACAACAACTATCCGGACTACATCGGGATTGACACGAACAAGACTCGTTGCGGCTAA
- a CDS encoding NAD(+) synthase: MFGFYRFASVSPVLKVADTAYNTEEIIKSAKEAASNGAAFVVFPELCITGYTCSDLFHQEQLLQNSFNALLKIAGAFADSDVVLAVGLPLRMFGRLYNCAAFLQHGKLVAVTPKIHLPNQREFYEKRHFSSGRDLLRGAACGSAGAIRCYFDGVGEVPVTNYFTVKCGAPGQAGSGCAGSEVRVGVELCEDLWTPVPPSGELALAGANVIVNLSASDDLVGKRDYRRNLVLNQSARCMAAYVYASAGVHESTTDMVFSGHLMIAENGSLIAESKPFSRETEIVYADVDVERLNMQRLSEGSFQDFDSREIVARASSFNGLRAVKKLQYRFVSPTPFVPGSLESRDQSCTEVFNIQCAGLAKRLEASRSKRAVIGLSGGLDSTLALLVVAETFKLLKRPALEILSLTMPGFGTTKRTKNNAVLLAELLGVELRTVSIKDACLQHFRDIGHDPQKLDVTYENVQARERTQILMDVANSEGGIVIGTGDLSEIALGWSTYNADHMSMYAVNCDIPKTLVRHIVHWYADNSLKFSADAKTAMELKKVLYDILDTPVSPELLPADNNGQIAQKTESILGAYEIHDFFLYHFAKYGATPQKLLFLAKYAFAGKFTDEEIEKALSVFVCRFFTQQFKRSCIPDGPKVGTISLSPRADWRMPSDASFADWL; encoded by the coding sequence ATGTTTGGATTCTATCGATTTGCGAGCGTTTCCCCGGTCTTGAAGGTGGCCGATACTGCCTACAATACCGAGGAAATCATCAAAAGTGCGAAGGAAGCTGCCTCTAACGGGGCGGCTTTTGTCGTATTCCCGGAGCTGTGCATTACGGGTTACACGTGTAGCGATCTGTTCCATCAGGAACAGCTGTTGCAGAATAGTTTTAACGCTTTATTGAAAATCGCGGGTGCTTTTGCCGATAGCGATGTTGTTCTTGCTGTGGGGCTTCCGCTTCGAATGTTTGGACGCTTGTACAACTGTGCCGCATTCTTACAACATGGCAAACTCGTTGCTGTGACGCCCAAGATTCATTTGCCGAATCAGCGTGAATTCTATGAGAAACGCCATTTCTCGAGCGGTCGTGACTTGTTGCGTGGTGCTGCTTGTGGCTCTGCCGGGGCCATCCGTTGCTATTTCGATGGCGTTGGCGAAGTGCCTGTGACGAATTACTTTACTGTAAAGTGCGGTGCGCCTGGTCAAGCGGGTAGCGGTTGCGCTGGTTCCGAAGTCCGCGTTGGCGTTGAACTTTGTGAGGACTTGTGGACGCCTGTACCGCCGAGCGGTGAACTTGCACTTGCCGGTGCAAATGTAATTGTAAATTTGTCTGCAAGCGATGATCTCGTGGGTAAACGCGATTACCGCAGGAACCTCGTGCTGAACCAATCGGCAAGATGTATGGCTGCCTACGTGTATGCGTCTGCGGGTGTTCATGAATCGACAACGGATATGGTTTTTAGCGGTCACTTGATGATTGCTGAAAATGGTTCGTTGATTGCCGAAAGTAAGCCTTTCTCGCGTGAAACAGAAATCGTTTACGCGGATGTTGATGTTGAACGTTTGAACATGCAGCGCTTGAGTGAGGGCTCGTTCCAGGATTTTGATAGTCGTGAAATTGTGGCTCGTGCATCAAGTTTTAATGGCTTGCGTGCCGTCAAAAAATTGCAATACCGGTTTGTTTCTCCGACGCCGTTTGTGCCGGGTTCTTTAGAATCTCGCGACCAGTCTTGCACTGAGGTTTTCAATATCCAGTGTGCGGGTCTTGCAAAACGTCTAGAAGCTTCTCGCTCCAAGCGTGCCGTGATTGGACTTTCGGGCGGCCTCGATTCGACGCTTGCGTTGCTCGTTGTCGCAGAAACGTTCAAGTTGCTGAAACGCCCTGCGCTAGAAATTTTGTCGCTTACAATGCCTGGATTTGGAACGACAAAGCGCACAAAGAATAATGCCGTTTTACTTGCGGAACTTTTGGGCGTTGAACTGCGGACTGTGAGCATCAAGGATGCGTGCCTCCAACATTTCAGGGATATCGGCCATGACCCTCAAAAACTTGACGTGACGTACGAAAATGTCCAGGCGCGCGAACGCACGCAGATTCTGATGGATGTCGCGAATAGCGAAGGCGGAATTGTGATTGGAACGGGCGACCTTTCCGAGATTGCGCTTGGCTGGAGCACGTACAATGCCGATCACATGTCGATGTATGCGGTCAACTGCGATATTCCCAAGACGCTTGTGCGCCATATCGTACACTGGTATGCGGACAATTCACTGAAGTTTAGTGCCGATGCTAAAACGGCGATGGAATTGAAGAAGGTCTTGTACGACATTCTCGATACGCCTGTGTCGCCGGAACTTTTGCCTGCCGATAATAACGGACAAATTGCGCAGAAGACCGAAAGCATTTTGGGTGCGTACGAAATCCACGATTTCTTCCTCTATCATTTTGCCAAGTACGGTGCAACTCCGCAAAAACTTTTATTCCTTGCGAAGTACGCATTTGCGGGCAAGTTTACGGATGAAGAAATTGAAAAAGCGCTCTCTGTCTTTGTGTGTCGATTCTTTACGCAACAGTTCAAGCGAAGCTGCATTCCGGATGGTCCGAAGGTCGGAACGATTTCACTTTCGCCCCGTGCGGACTGGCGCATGCCTAGCGATGCAAGTTTTGCGGACTGGCTTTAA
- a CDS encoding DNA alkylation repair protein yields MSIINDIQKALFAKQDLKFKSFHSKLIPTTEAKSIIGVRTPDLRAIAKEFANHPDVEKFLVTLPHKYYDENQIHAFILSLIKDYDDCVSHIDAFLPYVDNWATCDQMRPKVFAKVANRKRLLKDVERWMSAPVTDVYTVRFGIETLMSFFLDDDFDPKFLKWVAKIRSEEYYLNMMVAWFFATALAKQYEATLPFIEKRVLDAWTHNKTIQKAIESYRITDEQKAYLKTLKL; encoded by the coding sequence ATGTCTATTATCAATGATATTCAAAAAGCGCTTTTTGCAAAACAGGATTTGAAGTTCAAATCTTTCCATAGCAAACTTATCCCGACGACGGAGGCGAAGTCAATTATCGGCGTGCGCACTCCCGATTTGCGAGCCATCGCAAAGGAATTTGCAAACCATCCTGACGTGGAAAAATTTTTGGTCACGCTCCCGCACAAGTATTACGACGAAAATCAAATCCATGCGTTTATTTTGTCTCTAATCAAGGATTATGATGATTGCGTGTCGCACATCGATGCGTTCTTGCCGTATGTGGATAACTGGGCAACGTGCGACCAGATGCGCCCTAAGGTTTTTGCGAAGGTTGCAAACCGCAAACGCCTTTTGAAAGATGTTGAACGTTGGATGAGTGCTCCCGTGACGGACGTTTACACTGTCCGCTTTGGTATCGAAACGTTGATGTCGTTCTTTTTGGACGATGACTTTGATCCGAAATTTTTGAAGTGGGTTGCGAAAATCCGCAGCGAGGAATATTACCTCAATATGATGGTGGCGTGGTTCTTTGCGACGGCACTTGCTAAGCAGTACGAGGCGACACTCCCGTTTATCGAAAAGCGCGTGCTTGATGCGTGGACGCACAACAAGACTATCCAGAAGGCGATTGAAAGCTATCGCATTACCGATGAACAAAAAGCATATCTGAAAACCTTAAAATTATAG
- a CDS encoding ammonium transporter — MNEVATVATVNDAIFMTENIWIMISAMLVFIMGLGFACVEAGLVRAKCSANVAFKNIAVPAIGITMYALLGFGLMYPGTFNGILGFAGFGIGDWANPANFTAAYNGHFTLFTDWLFQAMFAATAATIVSGAVAERVKLNSFLVFTIAYVALVYPVVGSWTWGGGWLSTFGAHGFHDLAGSTLVHSVGGWAALAGVMILGPRIGKYVGGKVHAIPAHNIPLATIGVFMLWFGWWGFNAGSALNGDPKATSWILVTTNLAAVAGIITATLTSWIVSKKPDATMALNGCLAGLVAITAGADVVTPLSSWIIGAIAGVLVVGAVFMFDRLHLDDPVGALSVHLVNGVWGTLAVGIFDITGDYTLGTQAVGVLAYAVPCFAAASLIFFVIKKTMGLRVTEKQEMRGLDQAEHGQEAYSGFQIFSNM, encoded by the coding sequence ATGAACGAAGTAGCAACAGTCGCAACCGTCAACGACGCCATCTTTATGACGGAAAACATTTGGATCATGATCAGCGCCATGTTGGTGTTCATCATGGGTCTTGGATTTGCATGTGTCGAAGCAGGCCTTGTGCGTGCTAAGTGCTCTGCAAACGTCGCTTTCAAAAACATCGCTGTGCCGGCAATCGGTATTACGATGTACGCCTTGCTCGGCTTTGGCCTTATGTACCCAGGCACTTTCAACGGAATTCTCGGTTTCGCCGGCTTCGGCATTGGCGACTGGGCAAATCCGGCAAACTTCACTGCAGCCTACAACGGACACTTTACGTTGTTCACAGACTGGCTGTTCCAGGCAATGTTTGCAGCAACTGCCGCAACGATCGTGTCTGGTGCCGTTGCTGAACGTGTGAAGCTCAACTCTTTCCTCGTTTTCACCATCGCCTACGTGGCCCTCGTCTACCCGGTTGTCGGTAGCTGGACATGGGGCGGCGGCTGGCTTTCCACCTTCGGTGCTCACGGTTTCCACGACCTCGCCGGTTCCACTCTCGTCCACTCTGTGGGGGGTTGGGCAGCTCTTGCTGGCGTGATGATTCTTGGACCGCGTATCGGTAAGTATGTCGGCGGCAAGGTTCACGCTATCCCGGCCCACAACATTCCGCTTGCAACAATCGGTGTGTTCATGCTCTGGTTCGGTTGGTGGGGATTCAACGCCGGTTCTGCACTCAACGGCGATCCGAAGGCTACTAGCTGGATTCTCGTGACCACAAACCTCGCTGCTGTCGCAGGTATCATCACCGCAACGCTTACAAGCTGGATTGTTTCTAAGAAGCCGGACGCCACCATGGCTCTCAACGGATGCCTTGCTGGTCTCGTCGCTATCACCGCTGGTGCAGACGTCGTGACCCCGCTCTCTTCCTGGATTATCGGCGCTATCGCTGGTGTGCTCGTCGTCGGTGCAGTCTTCATGTTCGACCGCTTGCACTTGGATGACCCGGTCGGTGCTCTCTCCGTCCACCTCGTCAACGGTGTCTGGGGTACGCTCGCTGTCGGTATCTTCGATATCACTGGTGACTACACGCTCGGTACTCAGGCTGTTGGCGTCCTCGCCTACGCTGTCCCGTGCTTCGCCGCCGCAAGCCTCATCTTCTTCGTCATCAAGAAGACCATGGGTCTCCGCGTGACAGAAAAGCAAGAAATGCGCGGCCTTGACCAAGCTGAACACGGTCAAGAAGCTTACAGCGGATTCCAAATCTTCAGCAATATGTAG
- a CDS encoding RNA-binding domain-containing protein produces MTADEIKRGESEVLEFKGNELSEDPKKWLKTAIAFANGKGGSIIFGVEDTSLKITGVPSVNVFKFMDSITNEISDSCSPQIFPHLHLETIEDKTIVVMEIFKGDRPPYFFKHEGERHGVYIRVGATTRKAEPEKIREMMLYSAHKSYDEIVERGVKPATKKQINELRRVIAERSTSHKKVSVESLISWGLLKEQDGSLLPSIAFRLLAANDLYFAKIQCARFKGLTRSVFLDRKEFAGPIYQQIEDAFEFIYRHTNVGAQIKGLYRKDIYDYPPEAVRELLANAVMHRNYMDSSCIQISVFDDRIEFQNPGGIFGDLSLEKILAGYSSVRNTQIADIFQKMNIVEKWGTGLLRIADICKEAGSSPVQYQAGSGFFMATLLRNGTAKSENDTINFTNDTTNTENDTTNDTINTKNDTINTKNDTINELSEKERQIFDSIKQKNNITAQNIATQLNISIITVKRAINTLKTKGLIVRVGSNKTGFWSVKEK; encoded by the coding sequence ATGACGGCAGACGAAATCAAGAGGGGCGAATCCGAAGTTCTAGAATTCAAAGGGAACGAGCTGTCGGAAGACCCAAAGAAATGGTTAAAGACCGCCATAGCCTTTGCAAACGGCAAGGGTGGTTCTATTATTTTCGGAGTCGAAGACACCTCACTAAAAATCACAGGCGTTCCGTCAGTAAACGTATTCAAGTTCATGGACTCAATTACGAACGAGATCAGCGACAGTTGTTCTCCGCAAATATTTCCACACTTACATCTTGAAACCATCGAAGACAAGACTATCGTCGTGATGGAAATTTTCAAAGGCGACCGACCACCCTATTTTTTCAAGCACGAAGGCGAACGTCATGGAGTATACATCCGCGTCGGAGCAACAACACGCAAGGCAGAACCTGAAAAGATTCGCGAAATGATGCTTTATAGCGCCCACAAATCCTACGATGAAATTGTAGAACGAGGCGTCAAGCCCGCAACAAAGAAGCAGATTAACGAATTGAGACGCGTCATCGCAGAACGCTCTACAAGCCACAAAAAAGTTTCTGTAGAAAGCCTTATCAGCTGGGGTTTACTCAAGGAACAAGACGGCAGTCTGCTTCCAAGTATCGCATTTAGACTACTCGCCGCCAACGACCTATATTTCGCCAAAATCCAATGCGCAAGGTTCAAAGGTTTAACACGTTCCGTATTCCTCGACCGCAAAGAATTTGCCGGACCAATTTACCAACAAATTGAAGATGCATTTGAATTTATCTATAGGCACACCAATGTAGGCGCCCAAATCAAGGGTCTCTACCGCAAAGACATATATGACTACCCACCCGAAGCGGTCCGCGAACTTTTGGCAAACGCCGTAATGCACCGCAACTACATGGACAGTTCTTGTATTCAAATTTCGGTATTTGACGACCGTATTGAATTCCAAAATCCAGGTGGTATTTTCGGAGATTTATCCCTCGAAAAAATCCTTGCAGGCTATTCTAGCGTTCGCAACACGCAAATCGCAGACATATTCCAAAAGATGAACATCGTTGAAAAATGGGGAACAGGCCTTTTGAGAATCGCCGACATCTGCAAAGAGGCTGGTTCAAGTCCCGTACAATATCAAGCAGGTTCCGGCTTCTTTATGGCCACACTGTTGCGAAATGGGACTGCAAAGAGCGAAAATGATACTATAAATTTCACAAATGATACTACAAATACAGAAAACGATACTACAAATGATACCATAAATACAAAAAATGATACCATAAATACAAAAAATGATACCATAAACGAATTATCCGAAAAGGAACGACAAATTTTCGATTCCATAAAACAAAAAAACAATATTACAGCTCAAAATATCGCCACGCAGCTCAACATATCCATCATAACAGTCAAACGTGCGATAAACACGCTCAAAACAAAGGGCCTCATCGTCCGCGTCGGCAGCAACAAAACAGGTTTCTGGAGCGTTAAAGAAAAATAG
- a CDS encoding P-II family nitrogen regulator, whose amino-acid sequence MKLVTAYIQPEKLNSVKQSLYENKIYKMSVTNVLGCGQQKGYNQRFRGVVTEVNLLKKICLKIAVNDEFVQPCIDAIIKGARTGEIGDGKIFVTSLEQCVRIRTGETGPEAIG is encoded by the coding sequence ATGAAGCTCGTCACAGCTTACATTCAACCAGAAAAGCTCAATAGCGTAAAGCAATCGCTATACGAGAACAAAATCTACAAGATGTCTGTCACAAACGTTCTTGGTTGCGGCCAGCAGAAGGGTTACAATCAACGTTTCCGTGGCGTTGTTACTGAAGTTAATTTGCTCAAGAAAATTTGTCTGAAGATTGCTGTGAATGACGAATTCGTGCAGCCTTGCATTGACGCTATCATCAAGGGCGCTCGTACGGGTGAAATCGGCGATGGAAAGATTTTCGTCACGTCGCTTGAACAGTGTGTCCGCATCCGCACGGGTGAAACTGGACCGGAAGCGATTGGATAA
- a CDS encoding CTP synthase, with product MAKATAKNSAKQPKYIFITGGVVSSLGKGITSASLALLLKSRGYKVFMQKLDPYLNVDPGTMSPYQHGEVFVTDDGYETDLDLGHYERFAGVQCSKASSYTSGRIYASVLSKERAGKYLGGTVQVIPHITNEIKDAFRSAAESGADIILCEIGGVAGDIESLPFLEAARQFRFEVGVENTCFIHLTLVPYLKAAGELKTKPSQHSVAELRNIGIFPDILVCRTEMHIPQEHLDKLALFCNVKPECVIEEKDVKDSVYAVPRELSKQELDLRVLEQLHLSVHPIVHSEWDSLVKKATQPKYECTIALVGKYIAIRDAYKSVHEALQHAGMANNAKVNVECIEAEELEKNPKLIKKADGILIPGGFGSRGVNGKCAAIRYARENKVPLLGICLGMQCCVIEFARDVLGWKDANSTEFDENTTHPVIDLMDEQKNVTEKGGTMRLGAYPCKLAKDSNAAKLYKSEKISERHRHRYEFNYNSEFRKELEKAGLKIAGTSPDGKLVEMVELKNHPYFEACQFHPEFKSRPTDPHPLFTGLVKAALEQKKANGKKPAAPSEKAKKAKTK from the coding sequence ATGGCTAAGGCAACCGCAAAGAATTCGGCTAAGCAGCCTAAGTACATTTTTATCACGGGCGGCGTCGTAAGTTCGCTCGGCAAGGGAATCACCTCGGCATCGCTCGCGCTCCTTTTGAAGAGTCGCGGCTACAAGGTGTTCATGCAAAAGCTCGACCCATACTTGAATGTGGATCCGGGCACGATGAGCCCTTACCAGCATGGTGAAGTTTTCGTGACAGACGATGGTTACGAAACAGACTTGGACCTTGGCCACTATGAACGTTTTGCAGGCGTGCAGTGTTCCAAGGCTTCGAGCTACACTTCGGGCCGTATTTATGCTTCCGTACTTTCGAAAGAACGCGCGGGCAAATACTTGGGCGGTACGGTGCAAGTTATTCCGCACATTACAAACGAAATAAAAGATGCATTCCGTTCGGCAGCCGAAAGCGGCGCAGACATTATCTTGTGCGAAATTGGCGGTGTGGCAGGCGACATTGAATCGCTCCCGTTCCTCGAAGCGGCAAGACAGTTCCGTTTTGAAGTCGGTGTCGAAAACACTTGCTTTATCCACCTGACTTTGGTGCCGTACCTCAAGGCTGCAGGCGAACTCAAGACCAAGCCTTCGCAGCACTCCGTCGCAGAACTCCGCAACATCGGTATTTTCCCAGACATTCTCGTGTGCCGTACCGAAATGCATATTCCGCAGGAACATCTCGACAAGCTCGCACTTTTCTGCAACGTGAAGCCCGAATGCGTCATCGAAGAGAAGGACGTGAAGGATTCCGTTTACGCCGTGCCGCGCGAACTTTCCAAGCAGGAACTTGACTTGCGCGTTTTGGAACAGCTCCATTTGAGCGTCCACCCGATTGTACATTCTGAATGGGATAGTCTCGTCAAGAAAGCCACGCAGCCCAAGTACGAATGCACCATCGCACTCGTCGGCAAGTACATCGCCATTCGCGATGCCTACAAGTCCGTGCACGAAGCTTTGCAACATGCGGGCATGGCAAACAACGCCAAGGTGAATGTAGAATGCATCGAAGCCGAAGAACTCGAAAAGAATCCGAAGCTCATCAAGAAGGCTGACGGCATTTTGATTCCGGGCGGTTTCGGAAGCCGCGGTGTCAACGGCAAGTGCGCTGCCATCCGCTATGCTCGCGAAAACAAGGTTCCTCTGCTCGGCATCTGCCTCGGCATGCAATGCTGCGTGATTGAATTTGCGCGCGACGTTCTCGGCTGGAAGGACGCCAACTCCACCGAATTCGACGAAAATACAACGCACCCGGTCATCGACTTGATGGACGAACAGAAGAACGTCACGGAAAAAGGCGGCACCATGCGCCTGGGCGCTTACCCCTGCAAGCTCGCCAAGGATTCCAACGCGGCCAAGCTTTACAAGAGCGAAAAAATCAGCGAACGCCATCGTCACCGTTACGAGTTCAACTACAATAGCGAATTCCGCAAGGAACTCGAAAAGGCGGGACTCAAGATTGCAGGTACATCGCCCGACGGAAAGCTCGTCGAAATGGTCGAACTCAAGAATCACCCATACTTTGAAGCTTGCCAGTTCCATCCGGAATTCAAGAGCCGCCCGACAGATCCGCACCCGCTGTTTACAGGTCTTGTAAAGGCCGCCCTCGAGCAGAAAAAAGCGAACGGGAAAAAGCCTGCAGCGCCATCCGAAAAAGCGAAAAAGGCTAAAACAAAGTAA